One Spinacia oleracea cultivar Varoflay chromosome 4, BTI_SOV_V1, whole genome shotgun sequence DNA segment encodes these proteins:
- the LOC130471743 gene encoding uncharacterized protein: protein MTILVPNHMREAILCNGFGSTFIRPALKWLTSLPNGCITSFAHLNNMFNQQFASSRGLEKQTSDMYQIIQRPDEPLKDYITRFTREKVTVLECDIPTAIQAFRQGLYGETDMWRDLIKYPCKTFEDAPAKAMAQVRLEETLYCRKGANDYAKTDRRLPYPKKRDDRPAPYTRPLQVATVEEEDTDYGESSTMATKLQQTRLKKRSLKKWYDFHVDIIHTTNEGVALKREVAYLLSSGHLKDVMSDKARGVIEKDVSNSPSKPPLPPPHTKSVNFIASGSDICGLTYSAAKRQARENEVDRLVRAAAAGYVTPISFDESDAGNISGRHHDGLVISIPVWNCMIKRVLVDKESSTNVMMLDSLKEMGLNPEKDVTKKSTVLKGFCGEAKTTFREVTLPVYAQGVIQR, encoded by the exons ATGACAATCCTAGTTCCCAATCACATGAGAGAGGCTATCTTATGCAATGGTTTTGGCTCGACATTTATTAGacccgccttgaagtggttaaCCAGTTTACCCAACGGATGCATCACCTCCTTTGCGCACCTCAACAACATGTTCAACCAACAGTTTGCTAGCAGCAGAGGATTGGAGAAGCAGACAAGCGATATGTACCAGATAATCCAACGGCCAGACGAACCTCTGAAGGATTACATAACCCGATTCACCAGAGAGAAGGTGACGGTCCTAGAATGTGACATCCCAACCGCAATACAGGCGTTCAGGCAGGGACTATATGGAGAAACAGATATGTGGAGAGATCTCATTAAGTATCCGtgcaagacgttcgaagatgcACCGGCCAAAGCTATGGCACAAGTCAGACTTGAAGAAACTCTTTATTGTAGGAAAGGAGCCAATGACTATGCCAAGACGGATAGACGACTGCCCTACCCCAAGAAGAGAGATGATCGCCCTGCTCCCTACACTCGGCCACTACAAGTAGCAACAGTAGAAGAAGAAGACACCGATT ATGGAGAAAGTAGTACAATGGCCACCAAACTCCAGCAAACCCGACTCAAAAAAAGATCCCTTAAAAAGTGGTATGATTTCCACGTCGACATCATTCACACCACCAATGAAGGTGTTGCACTGAAAAGAGAAGTTGCTTACCTACTAAGTAGCGGACACCTCAAAGACGTCATGTCTGATAAAGCTCGTGGCGTCATCGAAAAAGACGTCTCCAACTCTCCTTCTAAACCTCCTCTTCCCCCTCCTCATACTAAAAGTGTTAATTTTATTGCTAGTGGctctgacatttgtggtttgacttattctgcagcgaagagaCAAGCTCGGGAAAATGAGGTAGATAGACTAGTAAGGGCGGCCGCTGCGGGATATGTGACTCCCATATCCTTTGATGAGTCTGATGCAGGAAACATCTCTGGCAGACACCATGACGGACTTGTGATATCTATCCCCGTCTGGAACTgtatgatcaaacgagtccttgTCGACAAAGAAAGTTCCACCAATGTCATGATGCTGGATTCCCTCAAAGAGATGGGGCTAAACCCAGAGAAGGATGTCACCAAGAAGTCGACGGTGTTAAAAGGCTTCTGTGGCGAGGCAAAAACTACCTTCAGAGAAGTCACCTTGCCCGTCTATGCTCAAGGAGTGATCCAGCGGTAA